The Halanaerobiaceae bacterium ANBcell28 nucleotide sequence GTGCTCATAGCAGGAGGAGGATTTTACATGCTAGAGGTGATGCTACTGGTGTTGAAATTAGAGAGTCCTTGACTAGGATGCTTCATGCAAACGAGAATATTGAATTAAGAGAAAATGCTTTTATGGTAGATCTCTTAACAGCAAAGGATAATCCTAGTAGGGTAGCAGGTGCTTGGGCTATTGCTAATAATAAGCATACCGTTTATAAAGCCAGGGCTATTATTTTAGCCAGTGGCGGTTGTAGTCGGGTTTACTTGAATACAAGTAATCCTGAAGTTACAACTGGTGATGGTATTGCTGCAGCATATCGTGCTGGTGCTGATATTATGGATATGGAATTTATACAGTTTCATCCAACAACTTTTTATAATCCTGAAGCTTCTTCTTTCTTGATTTCTGAGAGTGTTAGGGGGGAAGGGGCCGTTTTGCGTAATAAGGAAGGCAAGAGATTCATGCCTGATTATCATCCTCAGGCAGACTTAGCTCCAAGGGATGTTGTGGCAAGAGCAATTGTAAATGAAGCTAGGAAAGATGGGAAGGCTCATGTTTGCTTGGATGCTAGAGATCTTGGTGATGATTATATTGAAAGTAGATTTCCTACTATTTTTAAAACTTTATATAAGTCAGGTTTTGATATGAGAAAGGAATTGATACCTGTAGTACCCGCCGCTCATTATTCTATGGGAGGAATCTTGACGGATACTTATGGTCGTACTAGTCTGGAAGGTCTATACGCCTGTGGAGAAGTTGCCTGTACAGCTGTACATGGAGCTAATAGGCTGGCTAGTAATTCTTTACTGGAAGGGCTTGTTTTTGGTCATAGAATATATGCTTCTCTTAAGGGAGAAATAGAGAAAGGAAGTTTCTTTACAGAGAGAAATGTTATTGCGGAATCTATAATTAAAGACAAACTATCGCAATTCGAATCTTCTTCTAATACGGATTATCGATATCTCAGAAATGAG carries:
- the nadB gene encoding L-aspartate oxidase, yielding MTDSIEYINTDFLIVGSGIAGLYTALKLSNLGSVLVLTKEQIEDSNTQFAQGGIAAVLDKGDSWQLHMKDTLQAGAGICNPEAVQVLVTEGPARVKELIKLGTKFDHIEGELSLTKEGAHSRRRILHARGDATGVEIRESLTRMLHANENIELRENAFMVDLLTAKDNPSRVAGAWAIANNKHTVYKARAIILASGGCSRVYLNTSNPEVTTGDGIAAAYRAGADIMDMEFIQFHPTTFYNPEASSFLISESVRGEGAVLRNKEGKRFMPDYHPQADLAPRDVVARAIVNEARKDGKAHVCLDARDLGDDYIESRFPTIFKTLYKSGFDMRKELIPVVPAAHYSMGGILTDTYGRTSLEGLYACGEVACTAVHGANRLASNSLLEGLVFGHRIYASLKGEIEKGSFFTERNVIAESIIKDKLSQFESSSNTDYRYLRNEFRALMSKKAGIERNADCLKELLNWLENKEKEIKYYQGLKALELQNILINGTLIAKAALFRKESRGGHYRNDYKHADKSWSRKHIVFNKNKPEGEEYVLE